From the genome of Streptomyces sp. NBC_01317, one region includes:
- a CDS encoding TIGR03086 family metal-binding protein yields the protein MIDLGPVCRATARVAVGVPDERLDGPTPCPAYTVRDILAHLAGLTIAFRDAAGKKRGPTTDTAPEPGNLPVLEEGWREVLPRRLDELAAAWRDPAAWEGGTRVGGVDLPGEVAGLVALNEVLVHGWDVARATGQVYEADEAGLRASYGMLSVPRPAEGIFGPPLAVDGDAPLLDQVIGLSGRRPDWVPGT from the coding sequence ATGATCGATCTCGGTCCGGTGTGCCGCGCGACGGCCCGGGTGGCCGTCGGGGTCCCGGACGAGCGGCTGGACGGGCCGACCCCCTGTCCCGCCTACACCGTCCGGGACATCCTCGCGCATCTGGCCGGGCTGACGATCGCCTTCCGGGACGCGGCGGGCAAGAAGCGGGGCCCGACCACGGACACGGCGCCGGAGCCGGGGAACCTCCCCGTACTGGAGGAGGGCTGGCGCGAGGTACTCCCCCGGCGGCTGGACGAGCTGGCCGCCGCGTGGCGGGATCCCGCCGCCTGGGAGGGCGGGACCCGGGTCGGCGGAGTGGATCTGCCCGGCGAGGTGGCCGGGTTGGTCGCCCTCAACGAGGTGCTGGTGCACGGCTGGGACGTGGCGCGCGCCACGGGCCAGGTGTACGAGGCCGACGAGGCGGGCCTGCGGGCCTCGTACGGGATGCTCAGCGTGCCCCGCCCGGCGGAGGGGATCTTCGGACCACCGCTCGCGGTGGACGGGGACGCGCCGCTGCTGGACCAGGTGATCGGGCTGAGCGGCCGGCGGCCGGACTGGGTGCCCGGCACGTAA
- a CDS encoding winged helix-turn-helix transcriptional regulator, which produces MSQGNTRVTTQVVHAQACPVREVLDRVAGKWSVLIIVAAAHGPIRFTELERSIEGISRRMLTLTLRNLERDGLLTRTAHATVPPKVEYELTPVARELHASLLGLTDWAERHRVTIAESRAAYDDAHGRGLDAV; this is translated from the coding sequence ATGTCCCAGGGGAACACGCGTGTGACCACCCAGGTCGTGCACGCGCAGGCCTGCCCGGTCCGGGAAGTTCTTGACAGGGTCGCGGGGAAATGGAGCGTGCTGATCATCGTGGCGGCGGCCCACGGGCCCATCCGCTTCACGGAGTTGGAGCGCTCGATCGAGGGCATCAGCCGCCGCATGCTCACGCTGACACTGCGGAACCTGGAGCGCGACGGACTGCTGACCCGTACGGCGCACGCGACGGTGCCGCCCAAGGTGGAGTACGAACTGACTCCGGTCGCCCGCGAGTTGCACGCGAGTCTGCTGGGCCTGACGGACTGGGCGGAGCGCCACCGGGTGACGATCGCGGAGTCCCGGGCGGCGTACGACGACGCGCACGGACGCGGACTCGACGCGGTCTGA
- a CDS encoding DHA2 family efflux MFS transporter permease subunit yields the protein MTVLDGSIVTVAMPAIQSDLGFSPAGLAWVVNSYLIAFAGLLLLAGRLGDLLGRRRMFVSGLAVFTVASVLCGLSPSAGTLVAARFLQGVGGAMTSAVVLGMLVALFPEGRERATAIAVFSASAAAGGAIGTFLGGALTATLGWHAIFLINLPIGATALVAARRVLADDPGQGLREGADYLGAVLVTGALMLGVYTLVRTAGHGWGSARTLGLGALSVLLLAAFAVRQWYAADPLLRLGLLRSRTVTGANLVQILMVAGMFTFQYLGALYLQRVLDFGELATGVAFLPAPVVIGVMMLGFSARLNARFGPRPLLFGGLLLIVGGLALFGRAPTDGSYATDVLPVMVLLGVGFGLAMPALTGLAMADVRPEDGGLASGLFSTTQVVGGALGLAVHSALAADRTRDLLAAGEDTASATGGGYRLAFLSAAGVATAALVVAVALLRRGPSGETAEEAAERERAAPDAADTRDAADDPAGSPRVTS from the coding sequence ATGACCGTGCTGGACGGCAGCATCGTGACCGTCGCGATGCCCGCGATCCAGTCCGATCTCGGCTTCTCGCCGGCCGGGCTCGCCTGGGTGGTCAACTCGTATCTCATCGCCTTCGCGGGCCTGTTGCTGCTCGCCGGCCGGCTGGGTGATCTCCTCGGCCGCCGGCGGATGTTCGTCTCCGGGCTGGCCGTGTTCACCGTGGCCTCCGTGCTCTGCGGGCTCTCCCCCAGCGCCGGAACCCTGGTCGCCGCGCGCTTCCTCCAGGGCGTCGGCGGGGCGATGACCTCGGCGGTGGTGCTGGGCATGCTGGTGGCGCTCTTCCCCGAGGGGCGCGAACGAGCCACGGCCATCGCCGTGTTCAGCGCGTCGGCCGCCGCGGGCGGGGCCATCGGCACTTTCCTCGGCGGCGCCCTCACCGCGACCCTCGGCTGGCACGCGATCTTCCTCATCAACCTGCCGATCGGCGCCACCGCGCTGGTCGCCGCCCGGCGCGTCCTGGCGGACGACCCCGGACAGGGCCTGCGCGAAGGCGCCGACTACCTGGGCGCCGTCCTGGTGACGGGCGCCCTGATGCTCGGGGTGTACACGCTGGTGCGGACCGCCGGCCACGGGTGGGGATCGGCCCGTACGCTCGGCCTCGGAGCCCTGTCCGTGCTGCTGCTCGCGGCCTTCGCCGTACGGCAGTGGTACGCCGCCGATCCCCTGCTGCGGCTGGGGCTGCTGCGGTCCCGTACCGTCACCGGCGCCAATCTGGTCCAAATCCTCATGGTCGCCGGGATGTTCACCTTCCAGTACCTCGGCGCGCTCTACCTCCAGCGGGTCCTGGACTTCGGCGAACTGGCCACCGGGGTGGCCTTCCTGCCCGCGCCTGTGGTCATCGGGGTGATGATGCTCGGGTTCTCGGCACGGCTCAACGCCCGTTTCGGGCCACGGCCGTTGCTGTTCGGCGGACTGCTCCTGATCGTCGGTGGGCTGGCGCTGTTCGGGCGGGCGCCCACCGACGGTTCGTACGCGACCGACGTCCTGCCGGTCATGGTCCTGCTCGGGGTCGGCTTCGGGCTGGCGATGCCCGCCCTGACGGGCCTGGCCATGGCGGACGTACGCCCGGAGGACGGCGGGCTGGCGTCGGGGCTGTTCAGCACGACGCAGGTGGTGGGCGGCGCGCTGGGGCTCGCCGTCCACTCGGCCCTCGCGGCGGACCGTACGCGCGACCTCCTCGCAGCCGGTGAGGACACGGCCTCGGCGACGGGCGGCGGCTACCGGCTCGCGTTCCTCTCGGCGGCGGGGGTCGCGACGGCGGCGCTCGTGGTGGCGGTCGCGCTGCTGCGGCGGGGGCCGTCCGGGGAGACGGCGGAGGAAGCAGCGGAGAGGGAAAGGGCGGCGCCGGACGCGGCGGACACGCGGGACGCCGC